Within the Corynebacterium afermentans subsp. lipophilum genome, the region GACATTGACGACGGTGTGACCGTGGGCGTCGAGAAGCTCTTTCAGCTCCTGCAATAGCTGGACGCCGCGTACCCCGTCGTATTCCGGGCGGCCGACGCCGACGAAGGAGCCGAGGTCGCCGAGGCCGGAGGCGGACAATACGGCGTCGACGATGACGTGGCTGACCACGTCGCCGTCCGAATGCCCCTCGCAGCCGTCCTGGCCTTCGTGGAGGATGCCGGCGATCCAGCATTCTTTCCCCGGTTGGATCTGGTGGGCGTCGAACGCCGTACCTACTCGAAGATTTGTCATACGTACGACGCTACTTCAGGGTCGCCGAAATCGGAGTAGTGCTCCTGGAGCTCCTCGTATTCCGTCTCCTTCCATTGCTTTTCCAGTGTGGCGAGGATATCCAGGGTGTCCTCCGGCTGTTTTATGGGCGGGTACTCGAATGTCATGCCGAACCTGTCCTCCATCGCGCGGATCGTGGCCATGCATGCGTCGTAATCGAGGTCGTTTTCGTACTTCTCCACCGCGGAGTGGCAGCGGTTGTAAAACTCGGCACGGTCTTTGCGTTTCTGCCGCCGTTTCGCCAGCGTTGTCTTCCACCTCGGGTTCGTCGGCTGCAGATAGTCGGTGATGAACCCTTCCGGAGCCGAGACTTGGAAGGTGCCGTCCGAGTGCAGCCACACTATTTCGCCGGTAACCGGATCGGGCACGTAGTAGACGCGGCGATCGGTCTTTAGGTTGTGGTGGTGCGCACAGAGGCTGAACAGGTTTGAGGCGGTGGTCTTGCCGCCTTCGCCGAAGGGAATGCGGTGGTCCAGCTGGCAGTTTTCGGCCTTCACGCTGCAGCCGGGCCAGAGGCACACCCCGTCTCGGGCCTGCACCAGCGCACGGATGGCGGCGGTGGGCACATACGCCTCAGTTTCGGCGTCTTCTGCTTCATCCAGGTCCACGACGTGGGGCGGGTTGTCCTCCAGCATCTGTTCCACTGCGGCGGTACCGTCCGCGTCGGTCCATCCGAAATTCGGGATGTAGTACGAGCTGCCCGGTGTCTTCGACGTGAACATGTAGAGCACGACCTTCGGCGTCGCACGAATCTCGCCGGTGAGGATGGCCTTGATTGCGTCATCCCTCGAGAGCTTGTGCTCGCGCGCCACCTGTTCGGTGAAACGCTCCATTAGGCCGACCGTGACGGGGTCGCCCTCCACATTCAGCCCCGCATCGCCGTCGTCTTGGCCGTAGAAGTGGCTACGGCAGGTGCCGAACGGCAGATCCTTCTCCTTCTTCCTGTCCTTGATCTTCTTCTGGTTCGGCGCCAGGTCCGAATCGATGCGCTGGATCCTCTCGCGCAGGCGGCGACGCAGCGAGCTTGGCGACGGCAACTCCGCCCCCACCCGTCGCGGCGTGAAAACCTTGACTAGGTACTCGTCCATGTCGGCGAGAATGTCTGGCGTGGCCAGGTGGTTGAGCCGGTTCAAGGTGGACTCGATGGCCGACAGGCGTCTCACGTCCAACCGGCGGGTCTCTTCCTGCAGCGCCCGTAGCTTGGGCAGATCAGCGAGCACCGAATACCCAAGAATCCCACTTTCAGCCCAACTCTGGCTCTCCCCTACGGCCATCGCAATCGAATAGGCCTCTAGTTCGAAGTCCTCCACTTCTACCAACGGCTTAGCGTAGCGGTGGAAGATCTGAAACTCCGCCTCCCGCATCGCCTGGCCTGCAGCGGCGATCGGACAGCCTTCCCGCTCCGTTGCAAATGTTCCGTTCACGTCTCACCCTCCTCTCGAAACTAATGTCGAACATAATGCCGACACATATTCCATGTCAAGGGTTTTCCAAAAGTTTTTTCGGATACGTTTTCGATCCCCCGGTTGGGCGAGAATCCCCCACGCATACCTATAGCAAACGACCCCGACCCGGGCCTTAGAGCGCGCCAACCACGCTTTCCGCCAACCGCAAATCCAGCGGGGTGGTGATTTTGAACGCCATGGGATCCCCCTCCACGGACACGACCGGAACACCGAACCACTCCATAAGGGAGGCGTCGTCGGTGGCGACGAACGTTGGCTTCTCGGCGAGGTACTTTTCGTTCGCCTCGCGCAGCATCCGCAGGTCAAACCCTTGCGGCGTCTGGGCAGCGCGAAGCGCAGAACGGTCCAGGGTCTCTTCGACAATCTCCCCCGAAACCCGCTTCACAGTGTCCGCCACCGGCACCACGGGCACCACGGCAGGGGCGCCGCGAAGCACCGCGTCAACTACGCGCGAAACCATCGCCGCGGGGGTTAACGCGCGGGCGGCGTCGTGGACGACCACGCAGGCGTCGTCAAGCGAAATTGCTTTGAGCGCCGCGAAGATGGAGTCCGCGCGCTCCGCACCCCCATGCACGAACTGGACCCCATAGCCGGCCAGAAGCTCGCGGGCGCGCGTTTCCATCGACGAGCTGACCACTACGACAACGTGGTCGACGACCTCGGACATCGCCGCCACGGAGCGCTCCAGCAGCGTCCGGCCACCAAGTTCCACATATGCCTTGGGCACTTCGGCACCCAGTCGGGTTCCCTGCCCGGCGGCGGCGACGACCGCCACGGTTTCGCGGCGCAATTTACTTGTCGTCGTCCTCGTCGTCGAAGGAGAGGTCGTCCAGATCCACCTCGTCATCGTCGTCGACCTGGCCCGGGTCCACGGAAATACCGGCCTTGACCTGCTCGTCGATGATGGCCTGGATCTGCTTGTCCATCTCCTCGACCTTCTTCTCGTCCACCGGCTCCGCCAACGCGAGCTCGCCGACGAGAATCTGGCGCGCCTTCCCCAGCATGCGCTTCTCACCTGCGGAAAGGCCCTTGCCCTGGTCGCGGCGCCAGAGGTCGCGGACAACCTCCGCAACCTTGTTGATGTCGCCGGACGCGAGACGCTCCTGGTTGGCCTTGTAGCGGCGGGACCAGTTGCCCGCCTCCTCCACGTCGGTCTCGCGCAGCACGGAGAACACCTTCTGCAGGCCTTCCTCGTTGACCACATCGCGCACACCGACGAGCTCGGAGTTCTTCACCGGAACGCGCACTTCAAGGTCCGAGTGGAGAATCTGCAGCACCAGGTAATCGAGGGTCTCTCCGCGCATCTCGCGCTGCTCGATATCGGCGATGCGGGCCGCTCCGTGGTGCGGGTACACAACCACTTCTCCGACCTTGAATTCCATTGCGGCTCCTTGCGTCGTTAGGCGAAGTTCAGACCCCAACACCCTACCACCGAGCATTTCGCTTATCGACGACCAAAGGTCGTCTCGCCCAATAGGGGGAGCAAGTGGGAAAACTTGCTGTGCAGACGCTAGAGTATTGCGGAGGAAACCCTCGAATGAGTTTGATGATGGAGGACACCCCGTGAAGTCCCTGAAGCGCGTCGCTGCCGCC harbors:
- the ispF gene encoding 2-C-methyl-D-erythritol 2,4-cyclodiphosphate synthase; this translates as MTNLRVGTAFDAHQIQPGKECWIAGILHEGQDGCEGHSDGDVVSHVIVDAVLSASGLGDLGSFVGVGRPEYDGVRGVQLLQELKELLDAHGHTVVNVSAQLIGQTPKMSPVREEAERVLSEALGAPVSVSATTTDHMGFTGSGEGRAAIATALVERKFPIP
- a CDS encoding HNH endonuclease signature motif containing protein encodes the protein MNGTFATEREGCPIAAAGQAMREAEFQIFHRYAKPLVEVEDFELEAYSIAMAVGESQSWAESGILGYSVLADLPKLRALQEETRRLDVRRLSAIESTLNRLNHLATPDILADMDEYLVKVFTPRRVGAELPSPSSLRRRLRERIQRIDSDLAPNQKKIKDRKKEKDLPFGTCRSHFYGQDDGDAGLNVEGDPVTVGLMERFTEQVAREHKLSRDDAIKAILTGEIRATPKVVLYMFTSKTPGSSYYIPNFGWTDADGTAAVEQMLEDNPPHVVDLDEAEDAETEAYVPTAAIRALVQARDGVCLWPGCSVKAENCQLDHRIPFGEGGKTTASNLFSLCAHHHNLKTDRRVYYVPDPVTGEIVWLHSDGTFQVSAPEGFITDYLQPTNPRWKTTLAKRRQKRKDRAEFYNRCHSAVEKYENDLDYDACMATIRAMEDRFGMTFEYPPIKQPEDTLDILATLEKQWKETEYEELQEHYSDFGDPEVASYV
- the ispD gene encoding 2-C-methyl-D-erythritol 4-phosphate cytidylyltransferase is translated as MRRETVAVVAAAGQGTRLGAEVPKAYVELGGRTLLERSVAAMSEVVDHVVVVVSSSMETRARELLAGYGVQFVHGGAERADSIFAALKAISLDDACVVVHDAARALTPAAMVSRVVDAVLRGAPAVVPVVPVADTVKRVSGEIVEETLDRSALRAAQTPQGFDLRMLREANEKYLAEKPTFVATDDASLMEWFGVPVVSVEGDPMAFKITTPLDLRLAESVVGAL
- a CDS encoding CarD family transcriptional regulator, which codes for MEFKVGEVVVYPHHGAARIADIEQREMRGETLDYLVLQILHSDLEVRVPVKNSELVGVRDVVNEEGLQKVFSVLRETDVEEAGNWSRRYKANQERLASGDINKVAEVVRDLWRRDQGKGLSAGEKRMLGKARQILVGELALAEPVDEKKVEEMDKQIQAIIDEQVKAGISVDPGQVDDDDEVDLDDLSFDDEDDDK